TATTTCCGTTCATGAGAAGTGTGTATGGATATCATGGTTCCGACGGATCAAAAGGGTTCGGCTTCGCGCAGTCTCGAGTTGCGGTCGGTCCGTCGGCCGTCGCTCGCAGCGTCAGAGAATCGGCTCGCTCTCGCCGTAGACGGCCAGCACCAGCGCCGTCGTGTACGTTCCGGACTCAGCCTGGCTGCTCTCGACGGCGACCCGCGGGTCGGTAAACTCCCAGTCGCGCAGTTCCTGGCCGGCAGCCAGCCCCTCGCGGACGCGTCGCTCGACGTCCTCGCGGTCCGTCTCGCCGGCCGTCTCGTAGAACAGGCCCGGTCCGTCGTCGACCGACTGAGACCAGGCCAGCGCCGCGCTGACCCGGCCCGGCCCGGCGGAGGTGGCTCGCGCCTCGACGACGGTCAGCCGCTCGCCGGCGGGGCCGAGGTCGGGCGCGGTGCCGACGGCCTCGACGTCGACATCCGCCGGAATCACGGACGAGACGGAGACGAGATTGTAGTTCTCGACGCCCGCTTCCGCCAGCGCGGCGTCGTAGGAGGCCATCGCCGTGGGCGCCGAGGCGGCGCCCCAGACGACGCGAATCGTACTCGAGGTCATACCTGTGTTCGGGGACGGGCGGCGTAAGGGCTTGCGATTCGCGGGTGGCTCGAGACGGAATGAACGCTGCGAACATAACTGATCGAACCATCGTGGCCGCGAGCAGCGGCCGAAGAATTGAGGCCGCTGCGAGCCGGGGAAGGGCAGGCTATCACACCGAATTGACCGCGAGCGAGGCCACAGGTCGAGCGAGTAGATCGACGACCGATATAAAGAGCGTGAAGTGTCCGGAACGGAGGGAGGAGTGTCTTCGTGAGCGGAGCGAACGAAGGCTCGGAAGTCGCAGCCCGCGAACGGAGTGAGCAGGAACGTCTTCCGTTGCTTTTAATCGAATTTTTGCTGAGGGCCGCCAACGGCGGCCCGTAGCGCAAAACTTCGGTTCTACTGGTAGAAGTAACCCGCCGAGGAGATCACGTCGCTCGAGTCGTCGTCCTCGATCTTCTCCAAGGCGTCGACGAAGTCCTTGTGGGTGACTTCGTTGCGTTCGTTGCGGATGGCGAACATGCCGGCCTCGGTGGCGAGGCTCTCGATGTCGGCCCCGGAGTAGCCCTCGGTCTCGTCGGCGATCGCGTCGAAGTCGACCCCGTCGGCGATGTTCATGTCTCGGGTGTGGATCTCGAGGATCTGCTCGCGGCCGTCGCGGTCGGGTTCGGGGACCTCGATGAGGCGGTCGAACCGGCCGGGACGAAGAATGGCGCGATCGAGCATGTCGAAGCGGTTCGTGGCGGCGATGATGCGGATTTCGCCGCGTGCCTCGAAGCCGTCCATCTCGGAGAGCAGTTGCATCATCGTCCGCTGGACCTCGGCGTCGCCCGACGTCTTCGACTCCGACCGCGTTGTGGCGATCGCGTCGATCTCGTCGATGAAGATGATGGCGGGTTCGCGCTCGCGGGCCATCTCGAAGAGGTCGCGGACGAGCCGCGAGCCTTCGCCGATGAACTTTCGGACGAGTTCGGAGCCGGCCATCTTGATGAAGGTGGCGTCGGTCTTGTTGGCGACGGCTTTCGCGAGCATCGTCTTGCCGGTGCCCGGCGGGCCGTACAGCAGGACGCCGCTCGGGGGTTCGATGCCGACCTCGTCGAAGACCTCGGGCTCGGAGAGGGGCTGCTCGACGGCCTCGCGGACCTCGCGGACCTGCTCGTCGATGCCGCCGATGTCCTCGTAGCCGACCTCGGGCTTGGCGGTGATCTCCATCGACTGGGCGCGCGCGTCGGTCTCGGCGTCCAGCACGGTCTGGATCGCGAAGGAGTCGTTGACGGCGACGCGATCGCCGGGTTCGACGCGGTCGGCGACGCGCGGCGAGACTTCGGTGAGCACCTCCTGGTTGTTGCCGTGTTGCTTGACGACGACCTCGTCGTCGGCCATCACGTCCTCGACGGTCGCGATGTACAGCGAGGAGCTCTTGAGGGTCTCGTTCTCGCGCTCGACGCGGTCGACTTTCTCGCGGAGTTGCTCGCGCCGCTGCTCGGCCTCGTCGAGCTGGTCGGTGAGCTGTTCGTGGACGTCGACGATATCCTCGAAATGATCGCGCAGCGCCTCGAGCCGCTCGTCGTCGGGCAGATCGGGGTCGATATCGCGATGGGGTCGTTCGGGAAGAGAGGGGCTTCGAGACATCTTGACGTACACGGATAAGTCCCCGGCGATAAATGTGCCTTTGGGTCCCGGACGGTTTTCTGATCGGTCACGCGTATGGAGCCTGCAAATGACGGTGTCACCGTGATTACAGTGGCGGCCGCTCGGTGTGGGGCCGACGGAAAAGGCGACGGGTGAGTACGGATCTGCACTCGAATGCGGTCGACGATCGTCGCGTGCGACGGGGCGGCTCAGTTACTCGAGTAGCCCCTCGAGTTCGTCCAGCCGGTCGCCGTAGGTCTCGAGCGCGCGCTCGATCGGCTCGGAACTGCTCATGTCGACGCCGGCGATCCGCAGGAGTTCCAGCGGGTACTCCCGGGAGCCCTGTCGGAGGAACTCGAGGTAGTCCTCGGCGGCCGCAGTGCCTTCGTCGAAGATGCGATCCGTGATCGCGAGCGCGGCGGAGATGCCGGTCGCGTACTGGTAGACGTAGAAGGCCCGGTAGAAGTGCGGGATGCGCATCCACTCGCGGGCGATCCGGTCGTCGATCGCGGCGGGCTCGTAGTACTGCGCCTTGAGCTCGCGGTAGAGTTCGTCCAGTCGGTCGGCGGTGAGCGCCTCGCCCTCTTCCTCGAGGCGGTGGGCCTCGTGCTCGAACTCGGCGAACAGCGTTTGCCGGTAGAGCGTCGAGCGGACGCGCTCCAAGAACTCGTTTAAGACGTGCTTCTTGAACTCGGGGTCCTCGACGGTCTCGAGCAGGTGCTTCGTCAGCAGCGCCTCGTTGACCGTGCTGGCGACCTCGGCGACGAAGATCTCGTAGCCCGAGTAGACGAAGGGTTGTTCCTCCTTCGTCAGCTCCGAGTGCATCGAGTGGCCGAGCTCGTGAGCCAGCGTGTACATCGAGGAGATGTCGTCCTGGTAGTTCATCAGGATAAAGGGCTGGGTGTCGTAGGTGCCGCCCGAGTACGCGCCGGACTGCTTGCCCTCGTTCTCGTAGACGTCGACCCAGCGCGAGTCCAGGCCCTCCGCGACGCGTGACTGGTACTCCTCGCCCAGCGGCTCGAGCGAATCGACGACGTACTCCGTCGCCTGGTCGTACTCGAGGTCGGGTCCCTCGTCGCCGGTCAGCGGCATGTAGAGGTCCCACATCTGGAGCTCCTCGACGTCCAGTGCCTCGCGCTTGAGCTCGGCGTGGTGGTGGAGCTTATCGAGGTTATCGTGGACGGTGTCGACGAGAGTGTCGTAGACCTCGACGGGGACGTTCGGGCCGTCCAGCGCGGCCTCGCGAGCGGTGTCGTAGTTGCGGGCTCGAGCCGTCTTGACGTCGGCCTTGACGCTGTTCTTGTACGCACTTGCGACCGTGTTCCGGACCGACTCCCACTCGTCGAAGTACCCCTCGTAGACCTCTCGGCGGAAGTCCCGGTCGGGGCGCTTGAGCAGGTTCGTGAAGTTGCTCTGGGTGATCTCGA
The DNA window shown above is from Halopiger xanaduensis SH-6 and carries:
- a CDS encoding pyruvoyl-dependent arginine decarboxylase, whose product is MTSSTIRVVWGAASAPTAMASYDAALAEAGVENYNLVSVSSVIPADVDVEAVGTAPDLGPAGERLTVVEARATSAGPGRVSAALAWSQSVDDGPGLFYETAGETDREDVERRVREGLAAGQELRDWEFTDPRVAVESSQAESGTYTTALVLAVYGESEPIL
- the pan2 gene encoding proteasome-activating nucleotidase Pan2 is translated as MSRSPSLPERPHRDIDPDLPDDERLEALRDHFEDIVDVHEQLTDQLDEAEQRREQLREKVDRVERENETLKSSSLYIATVEDVMADDEVVVKQHGNNQEVLTEVSPRVADRVEPGDRVAVNDSFAIQTVLDAETDARAQSMEITAKPEVGYEDIGGIDEQVREVREAVEQPLSEPEVFDEVGIEPPSGVLLYGPPGTGKTMLAKAVANKTDATFIKMAGSELVRKFIGEGSRLVRDLFEMAREREPAIIFIDEIDAIATTRSESKTSGDAEVQRTMMQLLSEMDGFEARGEIRIIAATNRFDMLDRAILRPGRFDRLIEVPEPDRDGREQILEIHTRDMNIADGVDFDAIADETEGYSGADIESLATEAGMFAIRNERNEVTHKDFVDALEKIEDDDSSDVISSAGYFYQ
- the pepF gene encoding oligoendopeptidase F gives rise to the protein MSSVPERSEVDEEYTWDLESVYATDEDWEAAYEAVAERVEELQTYEGQVTENAETLLSVLQLRDEIMREVSTVAAYARMRRDEDTTDQQYQALTARAQSLAADAQSAASFIDPEIQELTREEFDEMVDEEPDLETYDHYVDDVLRMKPHTRSAEVEEVLAELSEVTGATGEVYNMLSNADMEFPTVEDPEGEAVEITQSNFTNLLKRPDRDFRREVYEGYFDEWESVRNTVASAYKNSVKADVKTARARNYDTAREAALDGPNVPVEVYDTLVDTVHDNLDKLHHHAELKREALDVEELQMWDLYMPLTGDEGPDLEYDQATEYVVDSLEPLGEEYQSRVAEGLDSRWVDVYENEGKQSGAYSGGTYDTQPFILMNYQDDISSMYTLAHELGHSMHSELTKEEQPFVYSGYEIFVAEVASTVNEALLTKHLLETVEDPEFKKHVLNEFLERVRSTLYRQTLFAEFEHEAHRLEEEGEALTADRLDELYRELKAQYYEPAAIDDRIAREWMRIPHFYRAFYVYQYATGISAALAITDRIFDEGTAAAEDYLEFLRQGSREYPLELLRIAGVDMSSSEPIERALETYGDRLDELEGLLE